The Apium graveolens cultivar Ventura chromosome 3, ASM990537v1, whole genome shotgun sequence sequence GACCTACGTGGTTGCCGCCGAGGCGGCGATCGCTCTTTTAGTCACTCTACCCACCCCTAAAGCTATCAAATCCGCCATTGTTTCTCTCGTCTCTCTCGTTCTTCAACCTGCTATGTTCGTTGTTCCTTTTGCTGGCTTTCAGCTCCtaggtctctctctctctctctctcccccccctctctctctccccctccctctctccctctctctccccctccctctctctctctccctccatctctctctctctccctttcCCTCTCCatctccctccctctctccccctctctctatATATAACTGCCTGTGTAATGTATTTCAGATATCTATTGGAAGAACGAGCATCGATTGATGTGTACTGGCGAGATCTGCACTGCTGCTGAGAGAGATCGCTATGAAAAAGCTGTAATTATATCTTTCTTCAATCTGTGCTTACAATGTGTATAATTTGTTTGATAATAGTTATgtttgattttgtttttagaAAGGCGTATTGTTTTACTGTCATCTGTTTTTTTGTATTTTGTTAGTTTCCGGCTCGGACTTTATAATGTTGATGTGCTTGTTTTCAGTTTGTATGCGTGAAATTCCAATTGGTGGCTTGGATATGCCATAATTAGTTTTTGATTTTGATCAGGAGTTTGTAATTCAGCTTATTTATGGTGTGCACAAGTATGCAATAGCATTTTTGGTACTCGTAACTGGATTTTCGAAATTAGAACTTGTATTGTTATTGCAATTTCAAGGTCGTCATTGTGGTGTTTCTCCCGGTGAAGTCTTTGCAATATAAACGACTAAAAGATCAAGTATAGTGATGTTACGAAGAATTTGTGATGCTAGGCATACATTTTTGGGAAGATGTCATGTAATATATTGATCGTTCACATGTGTTGCTTTAATGTAAGTTTTTTTTGAAATATGTGATTGGATAAATTTTGCCATTTTCTTATAATATAGGCATATAATAAAAGTAAAACTAGCTTGTTGTGCGAACTTAATTTGCTTAGGAAATGCTATAATTACTTTAAGATCTATGCTTCACTTGGTCGGAAGGTATGGAATAAGTCAAATGGAGTAAACTATGTTTTAATTTGTAGTtgtatttattatatttattccTTGCCCCCTATACTATTACTTCCATTTTCCATCCAAACAGAGTGCTAAATTCCTACTTTCTCTTTTTTTGTTATTCAATATGCTATTGTTGAATTAATCTCCTTATTACCTATATTCTTTCCATATGTTTTCCCATTATTTATTTGTTTGTATTATATCAACAGAAAGTGCATGTATCATTATTATAGTCCCTCCTTTCTTAACTAAAGTCTAAGATGTATATGGTTAATTAAAACACATTGTAGTAATGTTATGAGTGATGATTCTCATTATATGCATCTAGAAGGCAGAAATTGGTATCCTGGTTAGCTACATACAACATATCTTTAGCCAGGGAAATTGGCTTTGCACATTAAGCCTCCCTTTACTGGTCTTCCACCCCCCCCCCCCGGCGCAATATGAGGTGTTTTCTAAGGATTTGATATCTTACACTGAATAATAGTTGTAATTAATAGTTGCAATTCAATTGAAATTTTAGTTGAATGCTTTAAAGTCATGAAATCTTTTTTGATTACCAGTTTGTAACTGGGCAAGCTTATCCTACATTATTTCTACACTTCTACTTTACCAAGCTATTTATCTTTGTAGATCTAAAAATGCTTGGGctttatatttattttacattAATTAGCTGATAAGTACATGCTGTTGGTTTAAAGTTTATATTGGACCGCATGAAGCTCAGTGAGTCTAGTAAAACAATTTATCcaaattttctaatttttatgGGACTGGGAGTTCTGTTTGGTTTGTGTGTTCGTATCATACGAAATCTAATGTTTCTGATCCTGTACTGATGATGGTGTTGTGCAGATATACAAGTCTCAAAGGAATGTAATTCTCTGTGTTTCAGCATGCCTTCTCTATTGGTACATAAACACAATTGTGTAATCCTATCTCTGATTCTCTATTTGTTCTTGCAGCACTAAAAAGATCTGTTAATTTTTGTTTGGCGTAGGTGTATCTACCGTATCTGCAAGTATTACAAAGATATAAAAAGTATGGAGGAAGTAGTGAAGAGGTACAAGGATCAGTAGGTTCCCCATTTCTTTTTATGTTCAGCCAAGTGAAATCAGTGTTGCTAGTTGCCTTATGTGAGATATTGTTGTGTTCTATGGCTTCATTATATTCGCAGTTGTCATCTTCTATGTATCTATGTTCTGAATTCTAATATGCACCTTTCTTGCATTGAGACCCAGGAAATGGACATATTGCTTAATTCAAACTATTATATGCTTAATATTGGGATTACTTAACATTTTCACAGATAAATCGTTGACTGCTATTTTTATAATGCCATCATTTTGTAATCGTTAGCATGACTTGCCATATTCTATCTTCCTTAGTAAAAGACAGCAGAGTAGAAGTTGATTCTGTTAAACATGAAGCCTGAAATAAGCAATTTAATTAGTAGTGGTGTCCTAGGCATCGGTTGGAGGAGAATTCATGCTTTATTGTCTTATGAGTTACTTGAAGTTTGACCTGACCATCACATGTGTGTGTGATGGCAAGATGATTTTAACATTAGTCGATGGCAATATTATTTTAACATTAGTTGCTGGAGAACATCTAACTATAAAATTTTGTACATTAAGATAGTAAAAGTGGTGTACATATATCTATCTATGTTGATAGATCAAAGTAGGGTTGTCATGCCAATTAACTTTATTTTTTTGACACGAGATGTCATCTCTCATTCGGTGCTTGACATTCCTGGTTCCATGCCCAGCTACAAAGAATAAAGTACATCAAATTAATCAGGCTCAATCCAGCTAGAATCCAGTAATAGTAATCATAGTGACCTTTATTAATATTACTCGAAATCCAA is a genomic window containing:
- the LOC141712136 gene encoding uncharacterized protein LOC141712136, producing MALQWMILTYVVAAEAAIALLVTLPTPKAIKSAIVSLVSLVLQPAMFVVPFAGFQLLDIYWKNEHRLMCTGEICTAAERDRYEKAIYKSQRNVILCVSACLLYWCIYRICKYYKDIKSMEEVVKRYKDQ